Proteins from a single region of Verrucosispora sp. NA02020:
- the argG gene encoding argininosuccinate synthase — MSKVLTSLPTGERVGIAFSGGLDTSVAVAWMRDKGAVPCAYTADIGQYDEPDIASVPGRALHYGAELARLVDCRAALVEEGLAALTCGAFHIRSGGRAYFNTTPLGRAVTGTLLVRAMVADDVQIWGDGSTFKGNDIERFYRYGLLANPQLRIYKPWLDSSFVTELGGRKEMSEWLQERSLPYRDSTEKAYSTDANIWGATHEAKTLEHLDTGIETVNPIMGVRFWDPTVEIPAEDVTIGFDQGRPVTINGKEFGSAVDLVLEANAIGGRHGMGMSDQIENRIIEAKSRGIYEAPGMALLHAAYERLVNAIHNEDTLANYHNEGRRLGRLMYEGRWLDPQALMLRESLQRWVGTAVSGEVTLRLRRGEDYSILDTTGPAFSYHPDKLSMERTEDSAFGPADRIGQLTMRNLDIADSRAKLEQYANLGMVGGAPQRVLGAAQAASTGLIGAMPEGGAEAIASRGVSSTEDAALDRAAMEFGVD, encoded by the coding sequence GTGTCCAAGGTTCTTACCTCCCTGCCCACGGGTGAACGTGTCGGCATCGCCTTCTCCGGCGGCCTCGACACCTCGGTCGCGGTCGCGTGGATGCGCGACAAGGGCGCGGTGCCCTGCGCCTACACCGCCGACATCGGCCAGTACGACGAGCCCGACATCGCCTCGGTGCCCGGTCGCGCGCTCCACTACGGCGCCGAGCTGGCCCGCCTGGTGGACTGCCGCGCCGCCCTGGTCGAGGAGGGGCTGGCAGCGTTGACCTGCGGCGCCTTCCACATCCGCTCGGGCGGGCGGGCGTACTTCAACACCACGCCGTTGGGGCGCGCGGTCACCGGGACGCTGCTGGTGCGCGCGATGGTCGCCGACGACGTGCAGATCTGGGGCGACGGGTCGACCTTCAAGGGCAACGACATCGAGCGCTTCTACCGGTACGGCCTGCTGGCCAACCCGCAGCTGCGGATCTACAAGCCGTGGCTGGACAGCAGCTTCGTCACCGAGCTGGGCGGCCGCAAGGAGATGTCCGAGTGGCTGCAGGAGCGCAGCCTGCCCTACCGGGACAGCACCGAGAAGGCGTACTCCACGGACGCCAACATCTGGGGCGCCACGCACGAGGCGAAGACGCTCGAACACCTGGACACCGGCATCGAGACGGTCAATCCGATCATGGGTGTGCGGTTCTGGGACCCGACGGTGGAGATCCCCGCCGAGGACGTGACGATCGGGTTCGACCAGGGCCGCCCGGTCACGATCAACGGCAAGGAGTTCGGCAGCGCGGTGGATCTGGTGCTGGAGGCCAACGCCATCGGCGGCCGGCACGGCATGGGCATGTCCGACCAGATCGAGAACCGGATCATCGAGGCCAAGAGCCGGGGCATCTACGAGGCCCCCGGCATGGCGCTGCTGCACGCCGCCTACGAGCGGCTGGTCAACGCCATCCACAACGAGGACACCCTGGCGAACTACCACAACGAGGGTCGTCGTCTCGGTCGCCTGATGTACGAGGGTCGCTGGCTGGACCCGCAGGCGCTGATGTTGCGCGAGTCGCTGCAACGGTGGGTCGGCACGGCGGTCAGCGGCGAGGTGACGCTGCGACTGCGGCGGGGCGAGGACTACTCGATCCTGGACACCACCGGCCCGGCCTTCAGCTACCACCCGGACAAGCTGTCCATGGAGCGTACCGAGGACTCGGCGTTCGGTCCGGCGGACCGCATCGGCCAGCTCACCATGCGCAACCTGGACATCGCCGACTCCCGGGCCAAGCTGGAGCAGTACGCGAACCTGGGCATGGTCGGCGGCGCGCCGCAGCGGGTGCTCGGTGCCGCGCAGGCCGCCTCCACCGGGCTGATCGGGGCGATGCCGGAGGGTGGCGCGGAGGCGATCGCCTCCCGGGGTGTCTCCTCGACCGAGGACGCGGCCCTCGACCGTGCCGCCATGGAGTTCGGCGTCGACTGA
- a CDS encoding LysR family transcriptional regulator — MLDVHRLRVFRSVVASGSVQAAAANLGYTPSAVSQHLTALQRETGLTLLARAGRGLRPTSAGHALAAEADRVLARVGAAESLIADLRTGRTGSLSIAYFASVGEAWMPLVVRRILADLPGVRIDLQLREHIPDSREERADVQVVVADPGFDPGAGFTAQHIVDDPYVAVLPAGHPLAGHDEVDLAELAEERWVDNDFARGWCRAKLLEACTAAGFSPAFRVEAHDYRTALAFVAAGIGLTVLPALGAAHLPDGVTPIRVVRPTPVRSIHVVVHDAVEHTPAVRTTIAALREAAGTRM, encoded by the coding sequence GTGCTCGACGTCCACCGCCTCCGGGTCTTCCGTTCCGTCGTCGCCTCCGGCTCCGTCCAGGCTGCCGCCGCCAACCTCGGCTACACCCCCTCCGCCGTCAGTCAGCACCTCACCGCGCTGCAACGCGAGACCGGGCTCACTCTCCTCGCCCGCGCCGGCCGGGGCCTGCGGCCCACCTCCGCCGGCCATGCCCTCGCCGCCGAGGCGGACCGGGTGCTCGCCCGGGTCGGCGCGGCCGAGTCGCTGATCGCCGACCTGCGTACCGGTCGCACCGGCTCGCTCTCCATCGCGTACTTCGCGTCGGTGGGCGAGGCGTGGATGCCGCTGGTGGTACGCCGCATCCTCGCCGACCTGCCCGGCGTCCGGATCGACCTGCAACTCCGGGAGCACATCCCGGACAGTCGGGAGGAACGCGCCGACGTCCAGGTGGTCGTGGCGGACCCCGGCTTCGATCCCGGTGCGGGCTTCACCGCCCAGCACATCGTCGACGACCCGTACGTGGCCGTGCTGCCCGCCGGGCACCCCCTCGCCGGCCACGACGAGGTGGACCTCGCCGAACTCGCCGAAGAGCGCTGGGTCGACAACGACTTCGCCCGAGGCTGGTGCCGCGCCAAACTCCTCGAAGCGTGCACCGCCGCCGGATTCAGCCCGGCGTTCCGGGTCGAGGCGCACGACTACCGGACGGCGCTCGCCTTCGTCGCGGCCGGCATCGGCCTCACGGTGCTGCCCGCGCTCGGCGCCGCACACCTGCCGGACGGTGTGACTCCGATCCGGGTGGTCCGCCCGACACCGGTCCGCTCGATCCACGTGGTGGTGCACGACGCCGTCGAACACACTCCCGCCGTACGCACCACGATCGCCGCCCTCCGCGAAGCAGCCGGCACCCGGATGTAA
- a CDS encoding DMT family transporter: MTLTEAPARAAVDDSRGAAYPRPAAPRRSWPIVVAAGTTVVLWASAFVGIRFAGHDYSPGAMALGRMVAASAALTLFVAVTRRFRVRHTEATVPRRVAVPRGGTLGLIVLWGVAWFGGYNVALNAAERLVDAGTAALLVAVAPILVAIAATLVLGERLTGRLGVGVTIAFAGVALIAVGGFTGHADPVGVALAVLSALLYAFGVLLQKRLLARVDAVTMTWLGALAGTAALLPFAPTLLAEFAAAPLPATLGVLFLGVFPTAIGFLTWGYVLSRWTAGRTTAATYLVPPVTVLLSWTLLGEVPAPLALLGGTLCLAGVVFATRR; the protein is encoded by the coding sequence ATGACGCTCACCGAAGCTCCCGCCAGGGCCGCCGTCGACGACTCCCGTGGCGCGGCGTACCCCCGACCTGCGGCACCGCGCCGGTCCTGGCCGATCGTGGTAGCCGCCGGGACCACGGTCGTGCTCTGGGCCTCGGCGTTCGTCGGCATCCGCTTCGCCGGGCACGACTACTCGCCAGGCGCGATGGCGCTGGGCCGCATGGTGGCGGCCTCCGCCGCGCTGACCCTGTTCGTCGCCGTCACCCGGCGGTTCCGGGTCCGGCACACCGAAGCGACGGTCCCCCGCCGGGTCGCCGTCCCCCGGGGCGGCACGCTGGGGCTGATCGTGCTCTGGGGCGTGGCCTGGTTCGGCGGGTACAACGTGGCGCTCAACGCCGCCGAACGACTCGTCGACGCCGGGACAGCCGCGCTGCTGGTGGCGGTCGCGCCCATCCTCGTCGCGATCGCCGCGACACTCGTACTCGGCGAGCGGCTCACCGGCCGCCTCGGCGTCGGGGTGACGATCGCCTTCGCGGGCGTGGCCCTGATCGCGGTCGGCGGCTTCACCGGGCACGCCGACCCGGTGGGCGTCGCGCTGGCGGTGCTCTCCGCCCTGCTGTACGCCTTCGGCGTACTGCTCCAGAAGCGTCTCCTGGCGCGGGTGGACGCGGTGACGATGACCTGGCTCGGCGCGCTCGCCGGGACGGCGGCTCTGCTGCCGTTCGCGCCCACGCTGCTCGCGGAGTTCGCCGCGGCGCCGCTCCCGGCGACCCTGGGCGTGCTGTTCCTCGGCGTGTTCCCGACCGCGATCGGCTTCCTCACCTGGGGTTACGTCCTGTCCCGCTGGACGGCGGGCCGCACCACCGCCGCGACCTACCTGGTCCCGCCGGTGACGGTCCTGCTCTCCTGGACGCTGCTGGGTGAGGTACCCGCGCCGCTCGCCCTGCTGGGCGGCACGCTCTGCCTGGCCGGCGTGGTCTTCGCGACGCGCCGCTGA
- a CDS encoding NUDIX hydrolase, whose protein sequence is MTWTEPSVWYANLPTFHASAGALITDPAGDVLLVKPRYRDHWAFPGGGVEADEAPHHACAREVHEELGLTLPVGDLLVLDWAPPEGPRLRSLVHFTFDCGTLTGTERLDLPADELTEAAFFPPDEAEKLLPTTVAHRVSAALHARSQRRPIYLPATPPLQRSTV, encoded by the coding sequence GTGACGTGGACCGAGCCTTCCGTCTGGTACGCCAACCTGCCGACCTTCCACGCCTCGGCCGGTGCCCTGATCACCGACCCGGCCGGCGACGTACTGCTGGTCAAGCCCCGCTACCGCGACCACTGGGCGTTCCCGGGCGGCGGCGTGGAGGCCGACGAGGCGCCGCACCACGCGTGCGCCCGCGAGGTCCACGAGGAGTTGGGCCTCACGCTGCCCGTCGGCGACCTGCTCGTGCTGGACTGGGCACCGCCCGAGGGCCCGCGCCTGCGCTCCCTGGTCCACTTCACCTTCGACTGCGGCACGCTCACCGGCACCGAGCGTCTCGATCTGCCAGCGGACGAACTTACCGAGGCCGCCTTCTTCCCGCCCGACGAAGCCGAGAAGCTCCTCCCCACCACCGTGGCCCACCGAGTCAGCGCCGCCCTCCACGCCCGCTCCCAGCGCAGGCCGATCTACCTTCCAGCGACCCCACCTTTGCAGCGGTCAACCGTGTGA